Proteins co-encoded in one Arthrobacter alpinus genomic window:
- a CDS encoding GNAT family N-acetyltransferase: protein MSITFVAMTPADAEDLIDFLSNNRFPFHVQAAPQAPDIRVRIEQGRFWNEDTQGYWVLQDAHRIGMAALEDLQEDDAPLFDLRLDEAQRGKGLGVEVLRALCGMVFRSMPNTRRFEGQTREDNIAMRKTFLRAGFLKEAHYRLAWPTNDGGHLASIAYSILRHDWETGTVTHFDWADLRV from the coding sequence ATCGATTTTCTTTCCAACAATCGTTTCCCCTTCCATGTTCAGGCGGCGCCGCAAGCACCAGACATTCGGGTGCGGATTGAACAGGGCCGCTTCTGGAATGAAGACACTCAGGGCTATTGGGTGCTGCAGGACGCACACCGCATAGGCATGGCTGCGCTGGAGGATTTACAAGAAGACGACGCCCCACTTTTCGATCTGCGTCTCGACGAAGCCCAGCGCGGCAAAGGCCTGGGAGTGGAGGTACTGCGGGCCCTCTGTGGCATGGTTTTTCGCTCGATGCCCAACACGCGACGCTTTGAGGGGCAAACCCGAGAGGACAACATCGCCATGCGCAAGACGTTCCTTCGGGCGGGTTTCCTCAAGGAAGCCCACTACCGTTTGGCCTGGCCAACTAACGACGGCGGGCACCTCGCCTCAATCGCATACTCAATCCTGCGTCACGACTGGGAAACCGGCACCGTGACCCATTTCGACTGGGCGGACCTCAGAGTCTAG